The window GGCCTTATGGGTAAGTACTGATGAGTCTATGTATTTTAGAGGATTTGTGATATAGAGACaaaattattcatgttttaatttgatcTTTTCTCAGTTTAATGTGTGAGAATTCATACTATGAGACTGatatttgccttttttctccCCAAACATAATTGATGGCTGATAATCAGAGGTGGACATTAAGTCTTAGCTTTGTCCTTCACCTCTGTCCACCAAACAGCCAGTCAAACTAggttgtaaaaatgtgtgtgagtgtgtatacatacatactcgtgtgcgtgtgtgtgtgtttgtgctgagtGGACAATGATGGAAACCTCCAGCCTGACTCAATGTTATCTATCTTTCTCTGGTCCGACAGGCTCGCTCTCGGTTAAGCTAACTGTGCCGGTTTGTGGAATAGTTCTGCGAACGTAATCACAGATCAGAGAAAAGGAATTACCTGtagactcaaacacacaaaaacaagctcTCAAAATGGTGATTATAGATGCATGTACGTGGGTTTTGAcctcttgttttatttttatttgaatagaACTTAGAGCTTTGTGTGCGGTTATGAAGTGGTGTTGTTAGCTAAACCGTGTGCTTTCTTACTTcaatgaccaaaaaaaaaaaaaaaaaaaaaagctggatTGATTGAATTTTTTGGggtgtttcctttttttgtggAAGCGTGTCAACTTTGCCAACGAAgagcaaagttttttttgttttgattttatttttttttattgcttttagcTTGTGGTTGACCTATTTTTTTAACAGGATGtgctgtttcatgtgtttttttggctgTCTTGTTGGAGTGAGTGGTGAATTTtctgtgtggttttattttaatttttttactccCATTCCTCACATTATTACCTCAAAATAACACAACCCATCACTGCTTGTGTGTGCTTATAGCATCTTCCTGGTGTTACTAGCAGTTTCTTCACTTAACACAACATAGCAGCAACAAATTCACCATGaaagtgtctctctctcctgtctttctttctttctgtctctctctctctttgtctttgctctTCTCTGCACCACACATGCGAGACTCGTGGTCACGTAGCGCCATTTaccaatcagaaatgtttatgTGTACGTATTATGAATGAATGACAAGCCTATCGGTTATGGAAGTATGTGTGTTCATGAGCGTACATGTCTGGTTGTGTTGGTACATATAAGTGCGTGCTCTcattgtgtttgtatgtgtgcttTGTCCGTTCACATGCACGCTCATTTTCAGCTCAGCTCACCAAAGTCTCCAGtgtgacacaaacaaatgtctggatgtctctctccctctctctctctctctctctctctctctctctctcattctcttgGAGCGAGCGAGCTTTCGTCACATGGGCTCGTGGTGTTAAGGAAAACAAGCGCGCCCATTGTGCCACACAAAGCCCTGAATGCTGACACTGCAGTCGCatgaagctcagtgtgtgtgtgtgtgtgtgtgtgtgtgtgtgtgtgtgtgtgtgtgtgtgtgttggggggtcTGGTGATGGTGCGGGAGTGTCTCTGTCATCTAAGCACAGAGCAGGGGCCATTTAAACAGGGTCAGAGTGGGTGTTTAAAGGGCCACATATACGTACAGCCTTGCCACGTCCGTACAACACAAGTTTGAGCATTAATCAATGTGAAAGTCCAGACTGACCAGTAAAAAACAACTAAGTTAACTTGATTAAAGTTTTAAAGTGAAAGTTTTCTCGTGATAGAAACTCCAACGGAGGCccaaaatcataaatcataaactTGCCTCCATATCAGTAAATGGCATCCTAAATaccagggctgcccaaagtggagCCTGTGAGCCAAAGTCGATCCGTCAGTAGATTCAAATCAGCCCGCCAGAAGTTTCAAACAGAAATAattcaaaattaattttaaaaaattacaagaatgtttttactgttatattttctgtgaggtaaaaatgtttgtaaaatagGTTTGATCCCTACTTGTTAactatttttcataatctgataAAGCAGGGCAGAGTGATGCGTTGCACAGGGAGTCAGTcaattaaaggaacttgggatGCTAGGACACTGTAAATTTTGAAAGTTCACAAGTCAGGAAACcaattacctcagaattacaaAGTAAAGTGGaatattaaatttaagttgtgcGAGCTAAAACGTTTTAACaacctaaaatcatcaaaaGACCACCAAAGGAAGGAACCACAGTTGTTGGTCACTTATACTCATTGTAGTAACAAAGTTTTCTTCATCAGGTAAAATTATTTTAGTCAAACAGCACCAGCACCATAATTATTATAAATCTcacccaagaagaagaagaagccagcaAACAAAATATGGTCATAAAGCTTATGTTCATGTGCATTATGACTCAAGTCTCACTAGACTTCAAATGAAACTATACACCAGATCTATCTGTGTTTGGCTCATaataacataaacacaacattaaaatatgtaataaaataataatcataacagGCGAAACAACAGAAGTCTCATGAGAAACTCTATTGTGTACTGCCAACCTCTCACACTTTCGtgctgcacaaacacatgaGATCCTCTCACCTCAGTGTACGTTTGCTCTCGCTCAGCAGACGGTATGCACGATGGCAGGGAACCTTTATTTAGCCGTGAACTTTAATGACCGCTGGGTTGCATGAGTGCGGCATTCCAGCAAAGACACTATAGGTACCAGCACGgcttcacaaaacacacagttaatcttatttgtttgattttcttattttaagaCGACCTCCAGGGAAAAGAGgttatctgttttttattaggAGGCCATATTAATTGGGTCAGCTAGCTTTGCTTCCCATGGCTAAAACCTCTGCTTCTGCCACGTGCGTGTGCatttgtgtagtgtgtgtgtgtgtgtgtgtgtgtgtgtgtgtgtgtatacccgACCATCACACATATACAGCGTTAGTGGGGaatcagagacagaaaagtaaCACCCAAGAAAGCACCAAGCGAGGAGTTAGATTTcaagagcagaggagacggTGACATACCGCTGGAAGAAGAAAATGCTAGACAGTCAAAAAATAGTTACTGTCTGAGCTGCAGCCTCTGCACTCAATCATGTACAGTAGCTGCTGTTAAAAATGGTGCAACTAAGAGTCAGATACTTCTTTAATGTCATTCATGCAGAGTAATGACCTCTTCAGACTGATTGAAAGACCATAAAATGGTTCTCAAGCAGCTCTGTTGCACTTTTGTTGACAATGTCTGACTCACAATGGACAGATAAAATGCACATATAAAAACCTTGGGCCTACAGTGCCCAAAATGCACCTCGATGGCCAACTTTTTATACGGACATTCAGGTGCCTAATGCTAGTAGCGGCTGATATACTGTAGCCTTAGGCCGCttagcctcaagcagagatgagaaGCAACCTTTCTTTCTAACTCCAAACCCCCAGAgtcctttcattttcaaacttgtagtcttccGACCCAACAGACTTTtggcagcttcctctggaggaTTTACAATGTTTCCACATTTGCGGTCGTACTCCCCAAACCCTATAAACAGACTCTGATGTGTAGAAATCCTCTTTATGTCATCATTTCTTTATGAATACTCACGTTTTTCATTCAAAGGTCTGACTGGCTAAAGAAAATCTCAAAGGCGTTTATGTTTAAAAGTTGACTCATTTACCATTTACACATgaaagtgtatttacaggtcttgaggagtactaatgcatatgtgaaaaaagtagtataaaaccaTTTGCGGCTCCAGATGAAGCTGAATGTAATcagataaattgcctccagtgatgtcactcagtggctaaattgcattgtgggtaatgttggcACCAGATTTTCAAAAAAGGGAGAAGAAAGCCTGGAATGAAGGAGGTGATATATATTTAGTTCTGTTTGATTGAtctttatcattttgtttttaaactgtccataatgagtccaataTTGGATCAGTGGACtgctttcaaaacctggtgcctacattacccgTGGACATATAATGAGAACTGTATTCATGAAtgagaataaatgttttgattgtGTGACTCTTCAAGAAAATGCTATCGTACCAAATTGATCAAATTCTGAtggtgaaacgagtcatttcgtgGGGTTTGTGATGCCTCGTTACCTGGGTGGGTTGGGCTGGGTCTCTTCATGGGGGGTtgacattacccacaatgcaacttaaccactgagtgacatcactggaggcaatttatcagattacgtgcagcttcctctggagccatgaAAGGCTTTGtgctacttttgttttttacatttacaatagTGCTCCCCAACTTGGAAACACTTAAATGTGTGAGTattggtgaagttaccctttaaatcaGTACCGTAAAGTCCATGTAAATTCAGAGACACTGTCATCAAGCCAGTTAAATTCAGCTCGCTGCTCATTTTCATTTACATATTACCGTACAAGTACCTTTATCACAGCGTGAAAGAAACTTTTGAACAGACCTGCATTATGTTTGTGTGAGAAAACCCAGACAATGTGCGACCATGTTAGGTGTAGTTGCAGTTATATTGGCGTTGGACCAATCAGGCTAATATTAGCCTTTTATTACATATTGGTTAATGGCCAGTCAGTGGAGTTTCCTCCCTTTCCCGCTGGTTGTGAATTATTCATTGATTTCACTTTTGAGTTCAGATAACAGACAGGAAATGTCTCTCCACTGTTTTGTGAGGGAGTTTCTCATTCAGCAGGTTTTAAAGATGGCGTCCGCGAAGAACATCCTGGAAACATGCCTCACCCTGCTGAGTCTCATTAGTGCTGAGGGACTTTTAGCATCACATGATGATGTTTCTAAGGAGAGTAAATGGCCTTCAAAAAATTGGCCTAAcctgtgtacagtatgtcttaGTGTTACTGAAGCCAAACCGAACCTCGACATTTACTCAGTTTACaccttcccttttctttctttttgtgtctttaGTCGAGTGATTGTGCTGTGCCCTTGTCGTTGTTTCTGTAATCCGTCTAGTCGAGGTGGActatttttacatatttcttcctctctgacgCCTTGctcttgttctgtttttcctgtttttctcctggCGCACTGTTTTCGGTTGAGATGTGGGTTGGATTGGATAATGGAGTGCTGACAATAGGGTTGCCACGATAGATCCTGGCTTTTGACCTGTAACAttttctgcagctcctctccttctctcccgatccagactaaaaaaaacaccacctgATGTTCATTTATGCAGACTCGGCTGATTATATTTGGTTTCCTTGATTTTCTCTCGACAGATTTTTGAGCCACCTTCATTCAAACTCACCTACAGTCAGCTGTTGTTGGAGAACTGTTTCTGTTGAGTCTGATGCTTCTCATACCATTCGGATTAAAGTGAAATTGAATTTGACTCTTCTTTTATCTCTAAAGTGGGGGGAGGTTTTTTTCAGGACATCAAAAACTCAAATTCACAaagttttttcttcttgcttCCACCTACAGCCAAAAGTTGACACTTCTCTGATCCAGTAGTGTAAATTTCAAAAGCTCCCCTCGTGCTTGCTTTCCGACTGAGTTTCCAGTCCTTATAGAGTCTGGGGGGCGGGATAAGGCTATGTCATGGAGGGCAGAATGTGCTCATTGTTCataattgtttatttaatcGAAACATCCCTCTGGGTGCGGAGCCTAGTCCCGGCTCCCCCCGCTGCCTCCCCGGCTCTTTGTCCCGACACAGAGGGGGAAATGGCCAGCAGCGTCCCTTTTTGAAAACTGTCCAGCTGTCAAAGTGGCAGTGACATTTTCACAATGCTTCCCTGGGCtcatctcctctgtcctcaCCCCCCCGCCCCCGGCACTGTaagcctcccctccctctcctcccctgcaGCAGGCAAGGGGACGGCACCAGAGCCAAATCCACATGTGACGGTCAAACGAGCTGCAGGTTACAGATCCCCgactctttcttttcatctcgcctccctctgcttctctgaagttctgtctccacaaacacaaactccaaACTgaccaaaacagaaaatatgaaacCTGTTCTCATGTTGTATCCCATCAAGAACATAAAACCATCACCTCCTCCAAATGTAGTCatacaaatgtgatttttcgGTAGATTTGAGTTTAAAAGTTTTCCTCACCTTCCAATCTTCTTTTCACAGCGAGATTTCTATTTTGGCAACCCTATATTGTTCTAATCCCTACTAGCAGGCGTTTCCTTGGTGTTCTTGACTGGTGGATTGGACTGGGGCTGGGTGGTGGGAGGGCGCTTGGCCGCAGTGTGATGGAGTTTGGGTTTTAGGGTGGGTGCTGTCACTGTCAGACTGGGTGAATCGAACTAACCTgtcacatgtgtgtttgtttcacagcATCCCGGCACACTACGTGTACCCTCAGGCCTTCGTACAGCCTAGTGTGGTCATCCCTCATGTGCAGCCTACAGCCACTGCACCTGCCACTGCTTCCTCCCCCTACATCGACTACACCGGAGCTGCCTACGCGCAGTATTCTGCAGCCGCAGCCAgcgctgccgccgccgctgcaTACGAGCAATATCCCTATGCTGCATCCCCTGCCGCCGCAGGCTATGTGGCTACCGCCGGCTATGGCTATGCAGTCCAGCAGCCTTTAGCCACCGCTGCCCCGGGCTCAGCCGCGGCTGCAGCCGCAGCCTTCGGTCAGTACCAGCCTCAGCAGCTGCAAGCTGACCGCATGCAATAGCAGCCACTGCAACCACTGGACATGCAGAGCGAGGAGGGCCGCCCCCGGCCACAGCTGATTGGTCACGAGATGGAGCAGcgaaggaaaaggaagagggagTGGCCTTAAGGGTGGGCGTGTCAGCGACTCAGAGGCAGAGTTGCTTTaaaaggtgatgatgatgatggtggtgatggtggtggtagtgatgatgatggtgaggtGGAAACTTTTTACAGTAACTTTCCAACTTGCTGTGCTTCAAccaaaaaatgagaaaaatgaaaaaaagtcgCAGAACAAATAATGGAAAGTGATTTAcgattattattgttgttgttattactataattattattatcattactattATCATTGTAGTAGAGTACTTATTTCTAGAGAAGAAATGCAGGAACTAATCCCTGTGGTTGGTATAGGTGTTAAACTAAGCCTTTAAGTCCTATTGCTGTCTTTAACGTTAGTTTAGGAAactgttctctttttttttcacttgtggTTTTTTCACAAGTGTTTTCAGTGATTTGATGCCCtcataacatttatatttattattgttatcgTTACACATTGGGGGCTcatcttgttctttttgtcttttcaagtGCATTTTTTGGAGTTAATATTTTCTGATAATCAGGGAAATGGAACCGTTTCCAACGTGTTGGCTATTATTATGTGACCACTGTCAGGAAGTCGAAGAGTCGTAACTCGTCGTGTCACACATATTTGAAGAACTACCTTTTTATCTTCCTGATGCTGAATGTCCcttttttttactctgtgtCTCGACCTCTTGACCTATGCAAAGCAAACAAATCaccaggagacaaaacaacaaagaaaagaaacaaaaaactgaaaatgtcatCAACTCTGACTTGATTCTTGGACTAAAGAGGGACttggcaaacaaaacaaacgcaCTGACAAAAGGAGAGAGGTTGAAAATGGCTTCAGACAATGAGAAACACTAAATCAGTTGCTTTTCCACATGTTTCACTCACACACGTACACCGACACATGCATCCAGAGTTGCACACATAGCAGTCAAAGACAAAGGCAGCAcagttgtgtttctctgtggctctgggatggagagaaagaaaaagagaaagaaagaaagaaagagggagagagcagctgCTGGTGGGGGTGGACAGAGCCGCTCCAGCGCCACACAGACAGATCACTCTGGAAAGAACGCATCACTTGTGCTCGTTTGTTGAGCTGTCACATTTTAATCCCCGGCCGGGCCCATTTGGGAACCAACTTCACACCCCTCTACCCGACACAGAGCCCCACAGCAGAGCCCCCCAGTCATTCAGCCCTGCAGCTGTCAGCACTTCCacctctgtgctgctgtagtCTGGTGTCAGGTACACactcgcaaacacacacacacacacacacacacacacacacacacacacactttcaccaAAGCCACCCCAACAACTGGCCTGCCTCATGTCTGTCAAGAACACCAGGTGGGGTGGAGAGGACGGGGGTTTGACTCTTTGACGTTATGTTGGTCTGTGTGCCTTACATTTTTACTGctatttaagagaaaaaaaaaactgaaaaaaagagagaaatactatttaagatatttatttttgaggGTTGACTATGTTGACGCTCTGAGAGTAGAGACTTAGTGGCGGTACTGTATTAATATCATGTACTCATCTCAAGGCATATATAAGTTATTGATTAGTTTtagtaataatattattataattattattattaacatacTCAACCAAAAATGTTGATGTAGGAGTTATTTAAGATACTGTTATGTGcactgtacttttatttttattttttttttgattctttaaaacaagacattacaTATTAGCTTAATGCCTTTATGCCTTTTGTAGGgaagaaactttatttaaatgcaGGCCTGTTTGCATGCATATTGTACTCTGCCTCTTCTGTGTTtagatgagaggaaaaaaataataataattttcacaaaaaacaagCGAAAATGCTGCTTTCTCCACTAGAATGTATAGTCGTTGTCGAGGTTTCAGTAGCTGTGCTTCTTTTGCTTAATATTCATCAGATGGGCTATTTTACACTGTTGGGAATTTTTATACTTGAACTATTTCTTACAAgggaaatatgaaaaataaatgacaaaaaaactttttaaggAAGCTTTTCCATTGTCACTGGATGAAGGCATGTAAAGTGTTATTATTTAAATGCAAAGGTCCTGTTGATATTAAAACCTTTACTTCAGAATTTCATCACCATTTACTCAAAAATTGGAATAAAATGTTCTATATTTAAAAAGCGTGGAGACATTTCTTTTCATGACAACTAATATTCAACTCAGGTTGCACGTCAGCTTATTTGAATGTGAAACACTTTTTTACAGACGTCCACGATCTGTTCGATCTTCTCCTGTACCCATCCTTCATATGCATTCATATTTCTATACATACACCCATGAACATAATACTCATATTTTTCCTCTGCACCAGCTATGTATACATGTTGAGAGGTAAATAATCATATAAATGATTTGTGTAAATGTACCAGCAAATtggggggaaaaagaagaaaattattAAAACGCGATTGCTTGTTAATAGCCGAACGTTATTTCATCGGCTAATCCTTATTTTCATTATAGGGgtgctgaaaat is drawn from Pagrus major chromosome 3, Pma_NU_1.0 and contains these coding sequences:
- the rbm24a gene encoding RNA-binding protein 24 → MHTTQKDTTYTKIFVGGLPYHTTDSSLRKYFEVFGEIEEAVVITDRQTGKSRGYGFVTMADRSAADRACKDPNPIIDGRKANVNLAYLGAKPRVMQPGFTFGVPQIHPAFIQRPYGIPAHYVYPQAFVQPSVVIPHVQPTATAPATASSPYIDYTGAAYAQYSAAAASAAAAAAYEQYPYAASPAAAGYVATAGYGYAVQQPLATAAPGSAAAAAAAFGQYQPQQLQADRMQ